One window of the Eriocheir sinensis breed Jianghai 21 chromosome 59, ASM2467909v1, whole genome shotgun sequence genome contains the following:
- the LOC126985414 gene encoding fork head domain-containing protein FD5-like, with translation MPRPTRESYGEQKPPYSYISLTAMAIWGSAEKMCTLAEIYKFIMDNFPYYRKNTQRWQNSLRHNLSFNDCFIKIPRRPDRPGKGAYWTLHPSAMNMFENGSFLRRRKRFKIARDEKDAMEAGLTQGGAPRPEEMLPPGVPRDLGHIAHELSHHLGYLASASVPAPAAALTPPTSAPAPPKRQAFTIENLATSDARPDPPAAPPAPAGMGHPHLVAHMGQHAPGGGLCPCCLPPSLHHHVYSAALALALPPPLYPPALQRPAHYDLSLAALHPSLAKAAAAAHHFNLQHQPPPDREHPSFRFSPPMRTL, from the coding sequence ATGCCGCGGCCGACGCGGGAGAGCTACGGCGAGCAGAAGCCGCCCTACTCGTACATCTCGCTCACCGCCATGGCCATCTGGGGCAGCGCCGAGAAGATGTGCACGCTGGCGGAGATCTACAAGTTCATCATGGACAACTTCCCCTACTACCGCAAGAACACGCAGCGCTGGCAGAACTCCCTGCGGCACAACCTCTCCTTCAACGACTGCTTCATCAAGATCCCGCGGCGCCCAGACAGGCCGGGCAAGGGCGCCTACTGGACGCTGCACCCGTCCGCCATGAACATGTTCGAGAACGGCAGCTTCCTCAGGCGCAGGAAGCGGTTCAAGATCGCCCGCGACGAGAAGGACGCCATGGAGGCGGGCCTGACGCAGGGCGGCGCCCCCCGCCCCGAGGagatgctgccccccggagtgcCCCGCGACTTGGGCCACATCGCCCACGAGCTGAGTCACCACCTGGGCTACCTGGCGTCCGCGTCCGTGCCCGCGCCCGCCGCCGCCCTCACGCCGCCCACCTCGGCCCCCGCCCCGCCCAAACGCCAGGCCTTCACCATCGAGAACCTGGCCACCAGCGACGCCCGCCCCGACCCCCCCGCGGCACCCCCGGCCCCGGCGGGCATGGGCCACCCACACCTGGTCGCTCATATGGGTCAGCACGCCCCCGGGGGCGGCCTGTGCCCCTGCTGCCTGCCGCCCAGCCTGCACCACCACGTGTACTCCGCCGCCCTGGCCCTGGCCCTGCCGCCGCCCCTCTACCCCCCCGCCCTGCAGCGCCCCGCTCACTACGACCTGTCGCTGGCCGCCCTACACCCCTCCCTCGCcaaggccgccgccgccgcccaccacTTCAACCTGCAGCACCAGCCGCCTCCGGACAGGGAACACCCCTCCTTCAGGTTCTCGCCGCCCATGAGGACGCTCTGA